Genomic DNA from Salvia miltiorrhiza cultivar Shanhuang (shh) chromosome 1, IMPLAD_Smil_shh, whole genome shotgun sequence:
ATCTGTTTCTGCTGGAGTTTAATTTGATTAAATCTTAATCGGAATATGGAACAGTTATGTTTTGAATTTATCCATTCGCTTTTTGCGAATATCTTCATGATTCATGCTTGTACTTGAATTCGTTTGCTGCACAAAATTTTCTACAGGCAATGTCCTCTCTCTGTTGCTGTTCCTGTCTCCTGGGtaactctcttctctctctctctctctctctctctgtattgATAATTGGACCTCCGCACAGAATCTCTACTCTGTAAGAGGTTGCTTTCAAAAATTCTGCAGAAGGAGTTTATTCATGCCTCTCTTATATCATGTGTTCATAATTGGACCTCAATACTGTAATTAGGATATCCTGAATCTGAAATCGAAAATATCTACTCTGTTACAAAAGGAATCATGATTCAACAAATTCAGATTTTAGTATTGATTAAGATGTCGTTCAGTTAAGCTTAGCATTTTAATGATTGCCTGAGAATCATTTTCCTCGAACATGTTCAACGAAGATGCAGGAAAAGGAAAGAGCTCATTTTACTCCATTACTCAATTctaactcatattttctttttactttttttccAAAAGGCTGTTCTGGCACAAAACAATAAGCAGCTCATCTTCACTTCACCGTTGTTGATAACATTTTGACTATATATAGGCCAACTTGTTTGAGAATATGGCGGAACCAAACCACAGAGGAGTTCCACCCTTATCTGTACCTCGCCTCCGTGATGAACTGCATGTTCTGGGTATTCTATGGTTTACCAGTGGTTCATCCTGACAGCATTCTTGTGATCTCAATCAATTCAGCTGGCCTTATTCTCGAGCTGATTTACCTCGGAATTTTCTTCCGTTACACCACCAATAGGAAAAGGGTGAGTAGTTATGATCCGCCATCTTAAAAATTGTTGGAATGTTTGTTTGTGTTGCCCTTTCTCAAAACTTAAAGCATGCTACTAAATGCTAATGATCTTGTTGTTAAATGTGGTAGGCCATCATAATCTGTCTCCTTATCGTTGAGATCATCATGCTGGCTATTGTTGCTCTCATAACATTCCTCTGCTTTCACTCACATACCTCTCGCTCCATGTTCGTGGGGATTATCTGTGTCGTATGTGGGATTATCATGTACGCCTCTCCTCTGTCCGTCATTGTAAGCGGCCATCTCTTTATGTTAAGACTCATACTTTAGTATTCCTCCGCGAGCAACATTGACTCGTGATGATCAACTCGTTAATAGGGACAAGTTATGAAGTCACAAGATCCCGAGTTCATGCCATTTTGGGTTTGCCTTGCTGGTTTCTCAAATGGGGTCGTTTGGCTCATCTATGCTTGCCTCAAATCCTTCGACCTTTATATCGCTGTAAGCTCGTTCTACAACATTATATGAATCATTGCATTGTGTAGATAATGAAtattcatactcatattttatttgattatatttggGTGTTTTGGATGTAGACTGGAAATGGACTTGGAGCAGCTTTTGGTTTGTTTCAGCTGTCTGTTTATGCTTATTACACCTTCGGAGCTAAGAGAGGTGGTTCAGTGCAAAGTGAAGTCAAGCATTGTGAGATAATATAATAGATGAGATGTCTCTATTTGGAGGGGAGAGGTATGCAACTTTGGATATGTTGGAATTTTGCAAATTCTTGGCACTTCATTTCTAGACGACTGCAGCTTCTTAAAGTTCATTCCAACTCATCATTTTTGCTTATAGATGTAACTACGCTTTGCTTTGACCATATATTTCAAAACATATGTTTCATTCCACTAACTATTCGTGATTGCTCTCACCTGAATATATGTACGTATATAAAGAGGGATTTAATATGCAGCATGATTATTGTGAGCGCTTTTTGTGGGCACCGCCTAATTTGTTTTTCCGTATTCTTTTTACCATTCCATTGTATCGGTTATTactatttcatttttaatttttgagcTATTTGATCTTATTAGGTTGCTTACATTACTTCTTGAAGGCGAACATGTGTTCGGTTTAGTGAGATAAATATAAGCCTAAATTTGGGAACCTTAATTAGGTCTCGTTAATTGTTAAGTACTATGTACTTTCAGTTCTAAATTATGATCACCACACGTGAATGTCGTTCCATAAAAAGTTGGTGCCTTTCTTTGTAAATAGTGCTTCTATTATCGTAAAAATGAAAAGATTGCCCctcgaattttattttttttttgttatatttaaGAAAagtatacaaaaaaaatatccaGATAATctaactatttttttataaaaaaaaaaaacacaaattctcTTGTGCGGACCTAGCTATACAAGAGAGAGCTCCTCTTAAAAAAATATCCCAACAATTTATACTCGTCTAACTTTTGAACATTGTGACAAAATTGTCTCAAATTGAATTTTTAGGATCCAAAATCATTATCAAATATGAACTTAGGTTTTAAACATCCAATTTCCAACTTTCCAAGTACCATCTATTTTTGCTGCACGATCCATCATTCTTCTTATTTTACTAGGTCATAAGTGGTCCGTGCAAAAATTAAGTCTTACGTGCCCACCTAAAATATATTGAGTCTTTGAACATTGTCTTTGGAACTcaaatctatctatatatacaaaagtaaaataagctctatcctacgtggcgtaatagaatcactccattctaatttttctcaattctcattcattcttattttttctaaatttttaatcaacaaatttttatatatctaatttcgaacctatcatcaacaaatttctatatctaatttcttatGCATTAATTATATTCCAATCATATATAACTAATTTCGGCCTCATGCAGCCACGTTTGagctcttattttatttccttcaACCTATCATCTTTATTATCTCTTTctcttgattttaattattatcacttcattctaattttcttcaattctcattcattcttatttatttatatatttctaatcatcaatttttacattatagcaaaataaatcatatcctacgtatCATCGTATAATcgcttcattctaattttcctcaattctcactcattcttatttatctataaatttatatatattatagcaaaataaatcttatcctacgtggcatcgtataatcacttcattctaatttttctcaattctaattcattcttatttatttatatatttctaatcaatttttacattatagcaaaataaatcatatcctacgtgacatcgtataatcacttcattctaattttcctcatttctcattcattcttatttatttatacatttctaatcaatttttacatttaaaaactattaaataatcatataaatttatagataaattccatactattaaataatcgtataaaactattagataaaatatgtactattaaataattgtataaaactattagataaatccaacatatctatttaattataaatcctacatatattatagcaaaataaatcttatccgacgtggcatcgtataatcacttcattctaattttcctcaattctcattcacttgaaaattttaatttaataaaatggtgGCATCCAAAATAGGAATCAttatacccacttaattgagattgttccaagtgtgacgaaaacttaaataaagtataccaataaattaatccacgaaaagcaatcaattcaaatgtcaactcattttttagaaaagatattcttcaactaaatgttataaataaataaaatacatgcataTGCCCAATCTATCtaccattatatatataatagcaaaataaatcatatcctacgtggcgccgtataatcactctattttaattttcttcaattttcattcattcttatttttttctaaatttttaatcaattttcatatctaaaaaagatttatatttgtattttattttattatataatattagtttaagtttatcacatcatactcacaaattaat
This window encodes:
- the LOC131016764 gene encoding bidirectional sugar transporter SWEET5-like, translating into MYGQSLARFIIGIVGNVLSLLLFLSPGPTCLRIWRNQTTEEFHPYLYLASVMNCMFWVFYGLPVVHPDSILVISINSAGLILELIYLGIFFRYTTNRKRAIIICLLIVEIIMLAIVALITFLCFHSHTSRSMFVGIICVVCGIIMYASPLSVIGQVMKSQDPEFMPFWVCLAGFSNGVVWLIYACLKSFDLYIATGNGLGAAFGLFQLSVYAYYTFGAKRGGSVQSEVKHCEII